A genomic window from Camelina sativa cultivar DH55 chromosome 2, Cs, whole genome shotgun sequence includes:
- the LOC104744736 gene encoding BTB/POZ domain-containing protein At5g67385, with amino-acid sequence MSAKKKDLLSSAMKRTSEWISSQEVSSDVTVHVGEASFSLHKFPLLSKCGFIKKLMSESNKDSDSSVIKILDIPGGSEAFELAAKFCYGINFDMSTENIAMLRCAAEYLEMTEEHSVENLVVRAEAYLNEVALKSLSSSITVLHKSEELLPTAERVKLVSRCIDAIAYMTCQESHFCSPSSSNSGNNEVVVQQQSKQPVVDWWAEDLTVLRIDSFQRVLIAMMARGFKQYGLGPVLMLYAQKSLRGLEIFGKGMKKIEPKQEHEKRVILETIVSLLPREKNAMSVSFLSMLLRAAIYLETTVACRLDLEKRLGLQLGQAVLDDLLIPSYSFTGDHSLFDTDTVQRILMNYLEFEVEGVRISNNGVDLAGDMERVGKLLENYMAEIASDRNVSLQKFIGLAELIPEQSRVTEDGMYRAVDIYLKAHPNMSDVERKKVCSLMDCQKLSREACAHAAQNDRLPVQTIVQVLYYEQQRLRGEVTNDSDSPAPPPPAAAVLPPKLSSYNDELSKLKRENQDLKLELLKMKMKLKEFEKESDKKSSSSTISTNPNSPISTTSMDKPPLPRKSFINSVSRKLGKLNPFGITPYSGRGRTKPPKDRRHSIS; translated from the exons ATGTCAGCAAAGAAGAAAGATCTTTTGTCCTCAGCCATGAAGAGAACCAGTGAATg GATTTCTTCTCAGGAAGTCTCTAGTGATGTCACCGTTCATGTTGGAGAAGCTTCGTTTTCACTGCACAAG TTTCCACTCTTGTCAAAATGTGGGTTTATCAAGAAACTTATGTCGGAATCAAACAAAGATTCAGATTCCTCCGTTATAAAAATCCTGGATATCCCCGGAGGCTCTGAAGCATTCGAGCTAGCGGCTAAGTTCTGCTATGGCATTAACTTCGATATGAGCACAGAGAACATTGCCATGCTGCGATGTGCAGCAGAGTATCTAGAGATGACAGAGGAACACTCTGTGGAAAATCTCGTCGTAAGAGCTGAAGCTTACTTGAACGAAGTAGCTCTCAAGAGCTTATCCAGTTCAATCACAGTCTTGCATAAATCAGAGGAATTGTTGCCCACTGCTGAAAGAGTGAAACTTGTGAGCCGTTGCATTGATGCGATTGCTTATATGACCTGTCAAGAGAGCCACTTTTGTAGTCCTTCTTCAAGTAATAGCGGTAACAATGAGGTTGTGGTTCAGCAACAGAGCAAACAGCCTGTGGTTGATTGGTGGGCGGAAGACTTAACGGTTCTTAGGATTGATTCGTTTCAACGTGTACTGATTGCAATGATGGCTAGAGGGTTTAAGCAGTATGGACTTGGTCCAGTGCTTATGCTCTATGCTCAGAAATCTCTTCGAGGGTTG GAGATTTTCGGGAAAGGAATGAAGAAGATTGAACCAAAACAAGAACACGAGAAAAGAGTGATTCTTGAAACAATCGTAAGCCTTCTTCCTCGAGAGAAAAATGCAATGTCCGTTAGCTTTCTCTCGATGCTTCTACGTGCAGCGATATACCTTGAAACAACGGTTGCTTGTAGACTTGACTTGGAAAAGAGATTGGGATTACAATTAGGACAAGCAGTGCTCGACGATCTCTTGATTCCTTCTTATTCATTCACTGGAGATCACTCTTTGTTTGATACAGACACTGTTCAACGCATTCTCATGAATTATCTCGAGTTTGAAGTTGAAGGAGTCCGCATAAGCAATAATGGTGTTGATCTTGCTGGTGATATGGAACGTGTTGGTAAATTGTTGGAGAATTATATGGCTGAAATTGCTTCGGATAGAAATGTGAGCTTGCAGAAGTTCATCGGTTTAGCTGAGCTTATTCCTGAACAGTCCAGGGTTACTGAAGATGGCATGTATCGAGCCGTCGACATCTACCTTAAG gCGCACCCGAATATGAGTGATGTAGAGAGGAAGAAAGTGTGCAGCCTAATGGATTGTCAAAAACTATCGCGAGAAGCCTGCGCGCATGCAGCTCAGAATGATCGTCTTCCCGTTCAGACTATTGTTCAAGTCCTTTACTACGAACAACAACGTCTACGAGGAGAAGTCACTAACGACTCAGATTCTCCAGCCCCACCTCCACCAGCAGCAGCTGTTCTTCCTCCTAAACTCAGCTCCTACAACGACGAACTCTCCAAGCTTAAACGCGAAAACCAGGACTTGAAGCTGGAACttctgaaaatgaaaatgaagcttaaagagtttgagaaagagagtgacaagaaatcatcttcatcaaccatCAGCACCAATCCAAATTCACCAATCTCAACTACTTCCATGGATAAGCCTCCATTGCCAAGAAAGTCATTCATAAACTCTGTTTCAAGAAAACTCGGAAAGCTAAACCCTTTTGGCATCACGCCATACAGCGGTAGAGGCAGAACCAAACCACCGAAAGATCGGAGACACTCTATTTCTTga
- the LOC104744746 gene encoding casein kinase II subunit alpha-1, which yields MSKARVYTDVNVIRPKDYWDYESLIVQWGEQDDYEVVRKVGRGKYSEVFEGVNVNSKEKCVIKILKPVKKKKIRREIKILQNLCGGPNIVKLFDVVRDQHSKTPSLIFEYVNSTDFKVLYPTLTDYDIRYYIYELLKALDFCHSQGIMHRDVKPHNVMIDHELRKLRLIDWGLAEFYHPGKEYNVRVASRYFKGPELLVDLQDYDYSLDMWSLGCMFAGMIFRKEPFFYGHDNQDQLVKIAKVLGTDELNAYLNKYQLELEPQLEAQVGRHSRKPWSKFINADNQHLISPEAIDFLDKLLRYDHQDRLTAKEAMGHAYFAQVRAAETSRMRNQ from the exons ATGTCGAAAGCTCGTGTTTACACCGACGTTAACGTGATTCGACCCAAGGATTATTGGGATTACGAGTCGCTCATTGTTCAATGGGg GGAGCAAGATGATTATGAGGTAGTAAGGAAGGTCGGGCGTGGAAAATATAGTGAAGTCTTCGAAGGTGTTAATGTGAACAGCAAGGAGAAGTGCGTAATCAAAATCCTCAAAcctgttaagaaaaaaaag ATAAGAAGAGAGATTAAAATACTCCAGAACCTATGCGGTGGACCAAATATTGTCAAGCTGTTTGATGTTGTTAGAGATCAAC ATTCAAAAACTCCTAGCCTTATATTTGAATATGTTAACAGTACAGACTTCAAAGTTCTGTATCCTACTTTGACTGACTACGACATTCGTTACTATATATACGAGCTGTTGAAG GCACTGGACTTCTGCCATTCACAAGGAATAATGCACAGAGATGTCAAGCCTCACAATGTTATGATTGACCATGAGCTGCGTAAGCTTCGTCTTATAGATTGGGGTCTCGCTGAGTTTTACCACCCTGGAAAAGAGTATAATGTCCGTGTTGCCTCAAG ATACTTTAAGGGACCTGAACTTCTCGTGGACTTACAAGACTATGATTATTCATTGGATATGTGGAGCCTTGGTTGTATGTTTGCTGGGATG ATATTCCGTAAGGAACCTTTCTTCTATGGCCATGACAATCAGGATCAACTAGTGAAAATCGCCAAG GTACTTGGGACCGATGAATTGAACGCTTATCTGAACAAGTATCAGTTAGAGCTTGAGCCACAACTCGAAGCACAAGTTGGACG GCATAGCAGGAAACCTTGGTCCAAATTCATCAACGCAGACAATCAGCATTTAATCTCACCCGAG GCGATTGATTTCCTCGACAAGCTGCTCCGGTATGATCATCAAGACAGATTAACTGCAAAAGAAGCCATG GGACACGCTTACTTCGCCCAAGTTAGGGCAGCAGAAACCAGCAGAAtgagaaatcaatga